CATTCGTATATCTTCATCTTTGCTTTCATATTCTTGCATTTCTCGTAAGAATCCCCATGCTGATACATCCGTAGCACCGGACTGATAACTAGCTTCCTCGCTTCTATTTAAGTGTCTTGACATAGTATTCCAATCTATGTTTTCAACTTTAAAGACAAGGGTAGAGACCTGATACTCCCCTATCACTCCTGCATCTTCTAGGCCCACTGTATATGGTACCCCAGAAAGAAAAGCCATATCACCATTTTGGGTTGCATCGATAACTCTTTTAGCACCATAATTAATTAATTTATCATCTTGTAATGTTTTTATCCCATTAACACTTCCATTTTCCACAATAGGCCCTAGAACATTTTTTTCTTTTTTCCAGGTCAAATTTTCTTCTCCAAACACCATATCTTCAAATACTTCTTCTGCCGTATTAGTATTAAATGAGTCCCCTTCTATCTGCTCAAAAAACTCCATAAATATACCACGAGTTATAATTTCACCGTCAGGGTTGTAGTTCATATCAATAGTATTTAAAGCACCTTTTGTCATTAATCCACCTAACCTACTTCTATCGTCAATCAAAAGGGTTTTATTTCCGTTTCTAGCACTTGAAACTGCTGCTGAGATCCCCTCAGGGTCTGTACCTACAACAATAACGTCATACTCAAGACTGTAATTGTAATCTATTTTGTTATCTCTTCTGTTTTCAATTAATTCATGATATTTCTCTTGTTCAATTAATTCTAGCGACTTTTCATCCAGACTTTCAAATCTTTCTTTTTCTTTTGAACCATCATGTTTGTATTCTTCTTCTTTTTGTTCTCTTTGTTCATTACTTGATTCATCGCTTGTACAACCGCCTAAACTAGCTCCCACAGCCAAAAACACAGTCATTACTAAAAGTGTGTAAAAAGTTAATTTCTTTTTTTTCATAACCAATAATTATCTCCTTTCGATTCAATAGTAACATTACAGTTCACTTACTAGTATTTTGGAAAGAATTCTAAAAAGGTCTTTGGTAGTAACTTCATAACAAACTTTATTACAATCTGTAACAATATTAACTATATCATAACTCAATATATTTTTGTCGTAAATCGTATTTATTTTTTTATTTGTCAAACTAATCGGTGATAGAAATTCAATATTAACTTTAGTTAAAAAATTTTCATCTAGCTTTACTTTTATTTCATCCATGTTTAGGGTCTTTTGTCCAGATAAAACCACACCAAAAAACTTATCTTTATTATTTTTTAAAAGATAAGTTTTTAATATCTGAGCTTTATCCACGCTCATTGCCTTTGATATACTTTCAGTTGATATCATTTGTTTACAAAATATATATTTTTTGTAATTTATATTTTCTTTTTCAAAAAAAACTTCAACTTCATCAACCATATTATCACCTAGGCTTTTAGCTTAATCCCTAGCTTTATTAAATATTTGTCAATTATAACCAAAGTAACAACACCAAACAAAGCTATAACTCCCCCAACAGGCCAATCAAAGTATGCTCCTCCTATTGTTAAATATACAGGTACATAAAAGAGGCTTTGCAAAATCCACGCCTGTAAGGGATACATTCCCACTTCACGAAAAACTTTTCCATAGTTATCTAAAAAAAGATGGAACAGTAAAAACACAAAAATAGAAATACCTGCTGAAAAGAACATATAAGATGCGCTTACATCTAACCGAGTCATTGGAGTAATCTGTCCAAAGTGTAAAGCCAAGCCTACAATACTATTGAGCAAACTAATTAGAACAGACTTTTTTATTAAATTTAACTTATTAGTATTGACAATAAGCTCACCAATAACAGTTCCATTAATAATTACGAATAACCAGGATAAAACAGATACAACTCCACCTTCAGCCTGACTGTATACATAAGAATATATTCCAGGTATTTCTAACAATACGAATTGGTAAATAAAAAGAATTGCTACAGACACAAAAATCCTTTTAGTTAAATTTAATTTAACTAAAAGAATTATAAGGCAAAGCCCTAAAGCCCATGTTTCAAGGATGCTCCAGCTATTAAGATATGCATTAGCTACACTTTCTTCAAAAATCATAAGCCGGTATAAAAAATTAGGCGAAGCTCCTACAATGTATAAAATAATCACGCGGAAAAAAAATCTTTTTGCTGGCTGAGTAGCTTCTAGCATTTTAGTTTTATATATAAAATAAGGAAAAGAAAGACCTATTGCAAAACCAAAAAAGGGAGCCACAAAATCTAATGGTAAAATCATCCCTGGCTCCGCATGTCTTATAATATCTGGCGGATTCTTAACAAAAAGTACAATAAAATTAGCTATAAACATTAAAATTATTGCAAATCCTCTAAAATTATCAATACTTTCAACCCGGTTTTTGGCATTACTACTCATTAAAATAAAGTTAGTTCTCCTTCCTCTGAACCTTCGTCTATATCGTTGTATTGTTCAGAATCATCTTCCACATCACTATCTTCACTATCGTCTACACTTTCGTTTTTAGACAAAAACTGTTTAGCTTTAGCTCTTTCTAAATAAGTAGTAAACTGATCGAAGAAACTCACTAACTCATTATCACTTTCTTCCCACTCAGTAATATTATAATAATCCATTATTCTCTTCTTTTCAGCTTTAACCTTATTTGAAACTTCTTTAGAATAGTCAGTCAACATTTTTGTAAATCTAAATATATCATCAGCCGATTTTAACTCTTCATTTATTACTTGGGTTTTATTATATAGATTTTCTACTTCCTGACTTAAAGTTATAACAGCACTTGATATTGCATCTTTTGCAGTTTTTACTTTTTTGGCTGAATTTTCCACATCCTCAAGTGAATTGTTGATAGTATTTTGATTTTCTATGACCAACTCATCAAATTTATCTAAATCATTATTTAGATCAGCTTTTAACTTCTCAAAAGCATTTTTATTATCATTTACTTTTGTTTGTATCAATTCTACAATTGTATTTATCCTATCTCCAACTAACTTACCCTGATTATCAAGCCTGCTAACTTCAATGTTTGAAAGCAGTTTGACCTTCTTTAAAAAGTTAACCTGTTTATAAACTCTCTCTAAACCTTCACTCAGATTGTCTATATTTACATCAAAAGAATTTTTTTGGTCAATCAAATCATTTACATCGCCCTTAACTTCTTTAAGGAGATGGATGAAATCATCCATGGATTCAGTTAATTCCTTAAATGTATGTCCGACCGCTGAACTTGCTTCCCTTTCTTTATTTTCAACATCTTCATTAGCTTGAGAAGAAGGTTCTGATGCCAAAAATTCAGATAATTGATTTGAATCATTCTTCACCTCATATAGATTCTCTACCAAATTTTCAGAAGTGTTAATAATATCGTTTAAAGAATTTTCAAGTTGTGTTTTGACATTTTCTCCAAGTTGAGATAATAAGTCTATGCCTCGATCTAGGAAAGTTATTAAATCTAGTATCCTATCTTCTTTTTTTTGTTTATCTTCTTGATGGCCATCCTGTTTTTCTTTATTATATTCATCATCATCATCTTCTCCATAATCATGATCTTGATTTTCGATCTCATTATAATTTTCAGCATCATACAACTCGTTGTTAGTTTTATGATGTTCATCGTCTGTATCTTCTGTAATTAAATACTGTAGCTCATCAAATTTTCTCTCTAAAACATGAAGGCACTTTATTAAATTCTCTAAGTTTTGTCTTATAATATCCTGGCGCTGTATAAATGTCATTAACTCCTGAAATGGTTCTGTCGCATTCTTGACATTTTGAATCAAATCTTTCAATAATTCACTAATAGATTTCATTGATTTTAATATTATTATTAAGTTTTCATCTAAATCTTCACTATGTTCTTCAACTGCTCTTTCTCTTTTTTTAGTTATATCATTGATTTTCTCCTTAAAATCTCCGTGCCACTTTATAAGCTCATCGGTAGAACTATTAATGTTATTAATATTTTTTTCTAAAGTGCTTGAAGTTTCCCTAAGATTATCAGATATAACATTAAATCCTTTACCCTCAGTACCTAACCTTGCAGAAAAAATTATAGAATTATAAGATATCTCTTTCACTTTTAAGAGTATATTTTCCATCTCTTTTAATAGTTCTAAAAAATTATCAAAAGATGTTTTTTCTCCATCTTTGATAGCTGAAAAATTTGAAAGTATTTCGTCGATCTCTGATTTATTAATTAATAAATCACTTACTTTTTCAAATTCTTCTTTTATCTCCTTTAATACTCTAGAAACAAAAAACGAATCTAAGGAAGCATCTTTTAAGTCATCAACATCTTGAGAGTCAACAAAATAATCAATTAAAATTTCCGTTTCTTGATTGGTCAAGTCAATATTTTTTTCAATTTCTGGAAGCGTCTCATGCACTATAGAATAATAATTATCTGTTTTACTAATAAGATTTTCAGATATTTCTACTAAATATCCTAAATTTGTCTTTATTTCTTTTTCAAGTGCTTCAGGTTTATCGGGCATACTAATCCCCCTAGTGTAACCTTTTTAATTAATTATTCTTCCATATCTATAACTTTGTCCAAATGAATTAATGTAAACATACTTTTAACATTTTCGTTTTTCACATTAGTCACCTTAAGTCTTCCTCCTCTTTCCTTTAACTTCTTTTGAAAAAGCAGTATCTTACCCAGTCCAGAGCTATCTATACCGTCAACATTTTCGAAGTTTACATCTATATTGCTGTATCCTTCATTATAAAGTTCCAGAAGCTTATCCTTTAGTTCTCCTGAATTTGTTATATCTATTCTCTTTCCCGGATAAATAACAGCAAGGTCGTTCCCCTTATTCACTTCCATCCTGAATTCCTCCATTTCGCACTATTTATTTATCATTTTAATATTTCTATAATTTAACTCAAATTCCTTTATTATTTTAAATTAAGTTAAGGAAACTTTGCTTTAGCTACAGTTTTTATTCCTCCTCTAGGATAAAAATCTCCTGTAACTTCCATTGACAAAGGTTCAATTAAATCAACAAGGTGATTCAAAATTTCATTAACTACGTGCTCCTGAAGAATACCAACATCTCTATAGGAGTGAAGGTAATATTTCAAGGATTTTAATTCAACAAGTTTTTCTTTAGGAACAAACTTAATTGTCAGCGTACCAAAGTCCGGCAGTCCGGTCCAAGGACATACAGATGTAAACTCCGGGTATACAAATTCCACTTCTGTCTTTTTCCCTGGATAATCATAATCAATAGCTTCTAATATTTCTACATCAACGTCCTCTTTTGTGGCTGTATCAAACCTTCTGTCTTCATATTTTTTCTCGTTGTCATTCACTGGTCCTTACCTCCTTACTTAATTCTCTTTTTGCCCAATTGACAGTTAAATAACAAAATGGTGTATCTAATACTGCAAAAAATAACTTAATAACATACTGGCTGATTATCATGGTAATCAATACCGGCATTGGAACCGTCCCCAAAAAACCTACACCTATAAATATTACACTATCAAATAACTGACTTAATATAGTTGAAAAATTATTTCTTTGCCATAGATGTTCTCCTTTGGTTATATTCCTCCAAAAATTAAAAAACCATACATCAAACATTTGTGATCCAAGATAAGCCATTAAGCTAGCTGCTACCATTCGAGGCACTGTACCAAACACAGCTTCAAAAGCAGCTTGATATCCCCATCCTTCAGCTGGTGGCAACCACAAAGCAATTTGAAATAAAAGTAACATTAAAATGTTCATAAAAAACCCCAGCCATACAACTTGTTTAGCAGTATTCTTTCCCCATACTTCATTAATCGTATCTGTAATTAAAAAAGTTATTGGAAAGACAATAACAGCGGCGGGAACAGTAAAATTCCATATTTCCACCAATTTGCCAGCTATTATATTAGAAACAAGCAAAGAAGTAATAAATAAACTAGATAAAAGAAAAAGCTTTTTGTTTTTATTCAATTATTATACCCCCTGTTTTTTTTATAGCAGGGTTGCCGCGACCTGCTAAAATTTAATTATCTTTTTTCATTTATCTTTTTGTATTTTTTTCTATATATTCATCTAATTTTTCTTGCAGCATAAAAGTTATTTCATATTTTGATACTTCGAAACTCATCATATCTATTTGATTTATTGGCATAACTCTACAACTAGTACTAGATAAAAAAACTTCATCACAGTTTAATAATTCTTCTTTAGTTAAAAAGACCTCCTCATAAGGTATCCCAACTTCTCTTGCTAGCATTAAAACAGTTTTACGCGTAACTCCAGGTAGTACCCTCTTTCCTTCCGGGGCAGTATATAAGACACCGTCTTTTATGCCAAAAATACTGGTGCTAGTTCCTTCAGTAACTCCAGCTGTTTCATGGACTTGGATAGCTTCAAATGCGCCCTCCTGTTTAGCCTTTTCTTTGTAGATACAATTTGGAATAAGGTTTATAGTTTTTATATAACATCTATCCCAGCGTTCATCTGGCACCAAAATTGTCTTAACGCCTTTTGTTCTTCTTCTTTCTTCTTCCTCAGGTTCAACATAAGTTGGAATAATATAAGCAAATATAGTAGGGTTTGCGTTCTTAGGAAAATCATGCTGCCTGGGAGCAATTCCTCTAGTAACTTGGAAATATATTAATCCTTCGTTTATCTCTGATTTGTTCATAAGTTCCTCGGAGAGTTCTTTTAACTCATCATAACCTGGATAATTTTCTAACATAAGTCCCTTAGCACTATCAAAATATCTGTCTAAGTGCTCATCAAATTGATAAATCCCACCATTTTTTATATATATAACTTCGTAGACGCCATCTCCAAATAAAAATCCTCTATCAAAAGTAGAGACTTTGGCATCTTCTAAGTTATAATATTCTCCATTAATATATGCTATAGACATATTATGGAACAACTCCTTTCAATGAATACAGATAAATAGTATTATACTAATTTATATTTATATATCATTATTTACTTATCTATTGTTCATTTTTATTGTTCATCAAGTAGATCCTCATAGTCGCAAGTAAATTCAACTAGTTGGAAATTTATAAAAATTGGTGCCTCAAATCTCAACGCCAACGCTATTGCATCACTAGGACGAGAATCTATTTTATGTGTAACACCTCCACTTTGAAGATAAATTTCAGCATAAAATATATCTTCTCTGACATCTGTGATAACTATTTTTTCTATATATCCTTCTAGAGTTTCGCATAAAGTTTTAGTTAAATCATAAGTCATAGGACGTGGAGGTTCATAGTCCTTCAGTATTGATATAATTCCCTGAGCTTCAAAAGGACCAACTACTATAGGTAGAACTTTAGTTTCTTCCATATCAGAAAGCAAAACCGCATATCCATCACCCTCATTGGTAGTACCTATTCCTTTTACTTTAACCTCCAAAACATTTACCTCCTCATAAGTAAAAATATTTATCTACACAATGTTCTTTAAGCGGTAATCAAAATCCTTCATATATAATTAGAAAAGGGGGTTAAGCAAATAGTATTAATTTACAGAATTTTTTTCTCGTGTTATAGTATTTTATGAGATTGGAGTTGATTTATCAACTCTTATTTTTAAATTAAAAATAAATTATCTCTTGGGAGGAATATAAAATGAAAATTTTAGCTATCAATGGTAGCCATAGAAAAGGTATGAATGTATCAAAAATGCTAAACGCAGCATTAGAAGAAGCTAAAAAGCAGGGTGCTAGTACCGAACTAGTTGAAATTACTGATTATGAAATAAAACCATGTATCTCCTGCAATAAATGTCTTTTTAAACCTGAATGTAAGATAGATAACGATGATATGAAAGAATTGTATGATAAACTCCAGGAAGCTGATGGTATAATAATTGGTTCTCCGGTTTATTTTTCTAACGTGACAGGCAGGTTAAAAACTTTCATGGATAGAACAAGACCCTTACATATGACCAAAAATTATTTAGAAGATAAAGTAGGAGCAGGTGTTGTACATGCAGGACTAAGAAATGGAGGACAAGAATTAACCCTAGAACTTATACAACACTTTTTGATAGGACATGGATTATTAGTAGTAGGTGATCGAAAAGGCAAACAACCTATTATTAGCCTTGGAGCTATGGGAACCATGTGTGAAGATTTCGATGGAAAGAAACTGGAGTTTAAACAAAGTGTTGAAGAAGATGACCTTGCAATGGAAAGCAGTAGAAGAGTCGGAAAAAACGTTGCAGAGTTAATCAAGAAGTTGAGTAATTAACTAAACCTTTTAATTCCCCCACTTTATGTTGCTCGGGGGAATTATTTTGAAAATAATAAAATTGGATTTTTCAATAGAATAAATAGGGTTATAGGGGCTAATAAAGACAAAGATAAACCCTGTATAGTTTTATGTAAAAAATAGTAGGTTTGTAGCTAAATAATAAATTTTAAAGGAGGCATAAAAAATGTATATTTTAGGTCTAAACGGCAGTCCAAACACCAATGGCAATGTAAATCACTTGCTCGAAATAGCCCTTAATTCAGCAAGAGACCACGGTGCTAGCGAAATTGAAATTATTCAAATAGGCAAGAAAATGATGGAATCTGATAACCCTTTTTGTTCCCATTGTTCTCATCCTTGTGAAGATATTGAATGTGCAGATAGCAATATAAATAAAGTTCTAAGTAAGCTTGGAGGCGCTGATGGAATTATACTTGGAAGTCCTGTTTATTTTGGTACAGTTTCCGGACAGTTAAAAGCTTTTTGGGACAAAACTAGAGCACTTAGGACGAAGAAACAACTATTAGATGTTCCTGGAGGTGCAATAGCAGTAGGAGGGGCAAGATTCGGGGGACAAGAAACAACTCTTCGCACCTTACACGATATGATGCTAATTCAAGGTATGACTGTTGTTGGAGACGGAAGTTTCTCAACAGATGCAGGACATCAGGGGCCAGTTGGTCAAAAAAATGTTAAGGAAGACGATAATGCTTGTAATAGAGCCAAAATCCTTGGAGAAAGAATCGTTCAAACTGCAAAAAAACTAAAAAGCAATTAAAAACAATCAAGTTAGTTATAAAGGTTGCAAACATATTGATGAGAAAAAAAGTAATAAGGTCTAATGATGCCGATATCATTAGACCTTATTACGAAATTTACTGCTCTGCAATGCCATCAAACATAGATTTCATTTTTATAAGCCTCATCATATCAGTATTACTAAGTATTCCTTTAAGTTCACCATCTTCCATGACTAATATTCTACTAGCATTATTATTAGCCATTTTCATCATGGCTTCTACAGCTTCCTCGTCAGGTGTTAGAACATAGCACTCTTCTGTTGGAGTCATTATATCATCAACCCTTGTTAAATACCATTTATTTTTGGTGATGCCCTTTACACCATTCAAGGTAACAATACCACTTACACTTCCATCATCTTCAACTACAGGAAATGCGCCTACTTTATATTTATAAAATTGATCAATTAATTTCTCTACAGTAATATATGGCGGAACAGTAATTACTCTATCTGTCATTACATCTGAAACAGTAATGCCCGATAAGCTGTTTTTAAGAACCACCTGTGTATAACTTGAATGACCTGCTTGGTATAATAGCCATCCCATAAGCACATACCATAGTCCAATTAAAGAGGTTGTAAAAATAACTATAAAACCAAAAGATATAAGTAAAAAAGCAAATATACTACCAGCATAAACCGATATTTTAGTGGCATTCACAAGGTCATTTTTAAATTTCCAAATCAAGGACCTTAATATTCTTCCCCCATCTAAAGGAAATGCAGGAACAAGATTTATGATGCCTACTACAAAATTTATCCTGGCAAGGAAAAATAATCCTTCGCCAATTGGTGTTCCAGACTCAAATAGTAAATACAACCCACCAAAAATAAATCCAAGTACCACACTCGAAAGGGGACCCATAATAGTTATTTTTAGTTCAGAAGATGGTGTAGTTGGTTCTTCTTCTAGGTGAGCAACTCCACCAAAAATAAATAGTGTTATCCTCTTTATTGAAATACCCTCTTTAATAGCAGTAAGTGAGTGCGCAAATTCATGAACAAGGACAGATAAAAATACCAATAAAGTTACAACAATTCCCATAATTAGATAGATAGACTCATCATATTCTGGTACGACATTAGGAAAATAGCCTACAGACAAGCTATATGTAAATAACAAAAAGACCAGTATCCAGCTAATATCAACTTCTACGTTAATTCCAAAAATTCTCGCTATCTTTAATGAGTTTTTAAACAATGGCTCAGCCTCCTTCTTTAATTATTTAAAATAAAAAGGCCTTTTGAAGGCCTTTTTTTTAAATAATTTCACTTACAGTTACAAAATCATAACCTCTTACTTTTAGATTATATATTATTTCCGGCAGTGCGTCTACAGTTGACTGATAACCTTCACTACTTCCTGCAGAATGAAGCAGTATTATTGAATCAGGGTGCAAATCTTTTAGTACATTAATCAATATTTTATCCGAATCCATATTCCACCAATCCCAGGTATCAATAGACCAATTGACTACATTATAATTTTCTTCAACTAAATACGGCATATTATCAATATCCAAATCCCCATAAGGTGGTCTAAGCGTAGCTGCTTCTTCTCCTGTATATTCTTTAATTATATCACTTGTTTTGTCTATTTCCTTTTCAAATTCATCTTCTGGTAAATATCTTAAATTCGGGTGAGACCAGCTGTGATTGCCTACTTCATGTCCTCTGTCAACTGTATCTTTTAAAACATCAGGATAAGATTCAATATTTTGGCCTACATAATAGAAGGTTGCCGGTACATCATACTCATCTAGGATCTCCAATATTTGCGGAGTATATTTTGAGTCTGGTCCATCATCAAAAGTTAGTGCAACTTTTTTCTCACCAGTAGATCCTCTTTGGTAGAAGTTATCAGGGTAAAGGCTTAATAAACCCTGTGTAGTTGAAATAACATTATCTTCGATATCAGCTTCATCATTAACAACTTTTGTGTCTTTTATTTCATTAGTTTCAACAGTTTCTAATGAGTTAGAAGTACCTGAAGAACTAGCGCTTATATGAGGAGGCATAGTCACTATTCTTGGAAGCGTGATTTCCTGATCAATATAAATTACATCTGAGTCCTCAATATCATTTATTTCAGTTAACTCCTCAATGCTAAACCCGTAGTGACTGG
The Natranaerofaba carboxydovora genome window above contains:
- a CDS encoding STAS domain-containing protein, whose product is MEVNKGNDLAVIYPGKRIDITNSGELKDKLLELYNEGYSNIDVNFENVDGIDSSGLGKILLFQKKLKERGGRLKVTNVKNENVKSMFTLIHLDKVIDMEE
- a CDS encoding YbaK/EbsC family protein codes for the protein MVDEVEVFFEKENINYKKYIFCKQMISTESISKAMSVDKAQILKTYLLKNNKDKFFGVVLSGQKTLNMDEIKVKLDENFLTKVNIEFLSPISLTNKKINTIYDKNILSYDIVNIVTDCNKVCYEVTTKDLFRILSKILVSEL
- a CDS encoding flavodoxin family protein, translated to MYILGLNGSPNTNGNVNHLLEIALNSARDHGASEIEIIQIGKKMMESDNPFCSHCSHPCEDIECADSNINKVLSKLGGADGIILGSPVYFGTVSGQLKAFWDKTRALRTKKQLLDVPGGAIAVGGARFGGQETTLRTLHDMMLIQGMTVVGDGSFSTDAGHQGPVGQKNVKEDDNACNRAKILGERIVQTAKKLKSN
- a CDS encoding bifunctional nuclease family protein, whose amino-acid sequence is MEVKVKGIGTTNEGDGYAVLLSDMEETKVLPIVVGPFEAQGIISILKDYEPPRPMTYDLTKTLCETLEGYIEKIVITDVREDIFYAEIYLQSGGVTHKIDSRPSDAIALALRFEAPIFINFQLVEFTCDYEDLLDEQ
- a CDS encoding polysaccharide deacetylase family protein, with product MKLLTFILAFFVIFVPMSGEVSALQLHRVEAGETLFEISNQYDVNSEELSELNLLKDVNLVYDGQALLIPKEGEDTHVVSEGDTLNNIASHYGFSIEELTEINDIEDSDVIYIDQEITLPRIVTMPPHISASSSGTSNSLETVETNEIKDTKVVNDEADIEDNVISTTQGLLSLYPDNFYQRGSTGEKKVALTFDDGPDSKYTPQILEILDEYDVPATFYYVGQNIESYPDVLKDTVDRGHEVGNHSWSHPNLRYLPEDEFEKEIDKTSDIIKEYTGEEAATLRPPYGDLDIDNMPYLVEENYNVVNWSIDTWDWWNMDSDKILINVLKDLHPDSIILLHSAGSSEGYQSTVDALPEIIYNLKVRGYDFVTVSEII
- a CDS encoding queuosine precursor transporter, with the protein product MNKNKKLFLLSSLFITSLLVSNIIAGKLVEIWNFTVPAAVIVFPITFLITDTINEVWGKNTAKQVVWLGFFMNILMLLLFQIALWLPPAEGWGYQAAFEAVFGTVPRMVAASLMAYLGSQMFDVWFFNFWRNITKGEHLWQRNNFSTILSQLFDSVIFIGVGFLGTVPMPVLITMIISQYVIKLFFAVLDTPFCYLTVNWAKRELSKEVRTSE
- a CDS encoding flavodoxin family protein — encoded protein: MKILAINGSHRKGMNVSKMLNAALEEAKKQGASTELVEITDYEIKPCISCNKCLFKPECKIDNDDMKELYDKLQEADGIIIGSPVYFSNVTGRLKTFMDRTRPLHMTKNYLEDKVGAGVVHAGLRNGGQELTLELIQHFLIGHGLLVVGDRKGKQPIISLGAMGTMCEDFDGKKLEFKQSVEEDDLAMESSRRVGKNVAELIKKLSN
- the queF gene encoding preQ(1) synthase, producing MNDNEKKYEDRRFDTATKEDVDVEILEAIDYDYPGKKTEVEFVYPEFTSVCPWTGLPDFGTLTIKFVPKEKLVELKSLKYYLHSYRDVGILQEHVVNEILNHLVDLIEPLSMEVTGDFYPRGGIKTVAKAKFP
- a CDS encoding aminotransferase class IV yields the protein MSIAYINGEYYNLEDAKVSTFDRGFLFGDGVYEVIYIKNGGIYQFDEHLDRYFDSAKGLMLENYPGYDELKELSEELMNKSEINEGLIYFQVTRGIAPRQHDFPKNANPTIFAYIIPTYVEPEEEERRRTKGVKTILVPDERWDRCYIKTINLIPNCIYKEKAKQEGAFEAIQVHETAGVTEGTSTSIFGIKDGVLYTAPEGKRVLPGVTRKTVLMLAREVGIPYEEVFLTKEELLNCDEVFLSSTSCRVMPINQIDMMSFEVSKYEITFMLQEKLDEYIEKNTKR
- a CDS encoding site-2 protease family protein; translated protein: MFKNSLKIARIFGINVEVDISWILVFLLFTYSLSVGYFPNVVPEYDESIYLIMGIVVTLLVFLSVLVHEFAHSLTAIKEGISIKRITLFIFGGVAHLEEEPTTPSSELKITIMGPLSSVVLGFIFGGLYLLFESGTPIGEGLFFLARINFVVGIINLVPAFPLDGGRILRSLIWKFKNDLVNATKISVYAGSIFAFLLISFGFIVIFTTSLIGLWYVLMGWLLYQAGHSSYTQVVLKNSLSGITVSDVMTDRVITVPPYITVEKLIDQFYKYKVGAFPVVEDDGSVSGIVTLNGVKGITKNKWYLTRVDDIMTPTEECYVLTPDEEAVEAMMKMANNNASRILVMEDGELKGILSNTDMMRLIKMKSMFDGIAEQ
- a CDS encoding heparan-alpha-glucosaminide N-acetyltransferase domain-containing protein, which produces MSSNAKNRVESIDNFRGFAIILMFIANFIVLFVKNPPDIIRHAEPGMILPLDFVAPFFGFAIGLSFPYFIYKTKMLEATQPAKRFFFRVIILYIVGASPNFLYRLMIFEESVANAYLNSWSILETWALGLCLIILLVKLNLTKRIFVSVAILFIYQFVLLEIPGIYSYVYSQAEGGVVSVLSWLFVIINGTVIGELIVNTNKLNLIKKSVLISLLNSIVGLALHFGQITPMTRLDVSASYMFFSAGISIFVFLLFHLFLDNYGKVFREVGMYPLQAWILQSLFYVPVYLTIGGAYFDWPVGGVIALFGVVTLVIIDKYLIKLGIKLKA